In Aegilops tauschii subsp. strangulata cultivar AL8/78 chromosome 3, Aet v6.0, whole genome shotgun sequence, one genomic interval encodes:
- the LOC109756549 gene encoding uncharacterized protein produces the protein MARQLVGLFAAALVAAGAVAAAGAGLPSNFAMITPRGPLLGKRDAGEYCGKRKCMAKCESRCPDQCFVLCPSCKTLCMCDYYPGISCGDPRFTGGDGNNFYFHGKKDQDFCVLSDVDLHVNAHFIGTHNPATGRNFTWIQAIGIRFADHRLLVGAKRTVKWSNRVDRLEIGLDDETIDLPAKLDARWESAAVAGLTITRTATTNGIRVQLKGVFDIMASVVPVTEKDSRIHNYGVTEDDCLAHLDIGFKFHDLTDDVHGVLGQTYRSDYINKLRVSASMPVMGGITSYVSSDIFSTDCAVARFGRRTSISMVASSDS, from the exons ATGGCGCGGCAGCTCGTAGGTCTTTTCGCAGCTGCTTTGGTGGCCGctggcgccgtcgccgccgcaggGGCGGGACTGCCGTCCAACTTCGCCATGATAACCCCACGGGGACCGTTACTAGGGAAGCGGGACGCGGGGGAGTACTGCGGCAAGAGGAAGTGCATGGCCAAGTGCGAGAGCCGCTGCCCGGACCAGTGCTTCGTCCTCTGCCCCAGCTGCAAGACGCTATGCA TGTGCGACTACTACCCGGGCATCTCCTGCGGCGACCCGCGCTTCACCGGTGGCGACGGCAACAACTTCTACTTCCACGGCAAGAAGGACCAGGACTTTTGCGTCCTCTCCGATGTTGATCTCCATGTCAATGCCCATTTCATTGGCACACACAACCCCGCCACGGGTCGTAACTTCACCTGGATCCAGGCCATTGGCATCCGCTTCGCGGACCACCGCCTCCTCGTCGGTGCCAAGAGGACCGTGAAATGGAGCAACCGCGTCGACCGTCTTGAGATTGGCTTGGACGACGAGACCATCGATCTCCCTGCCAAGCTCGACGCGCGTTGGGAGTCGGCAGCCGTGGCAGGCCTGACCATCACGAGAACCGCCACGACCAATGGCATCAGAGTGCAGCTCAAGGGGGTGTTTGACATCATGGCCAGCGTGGTGCCCGTCACGGAGAAGGACTCTCGCATCCACAACTACGGTGTCACGGAGGACGACTGTCTGGCTCACTTGGACATCGGTTTCAAGTTTCACGACCTCACCGACGATGTGCACGGCGTCCTTGGTCAAACGTACCgttctgactatattaacaagcTTAGGGTGAGCGCTAGCATGCCGGTGATGGGCGGCATAACCAGCTATGTATCATCGGACATCTTTTCCACTGATTGCGCGGTTGCTAGATTTGGTCGCCGTACCAGCATCTCGATGGTTGCATCAAGTGATAGTTGA